From Streptomyces sp. NBC_00775, one genomic window encodes:
- a CDS encoding shikimate kinase — protein MGVGKSTVGALVAERLGCAYRDTDDDIVAEQGRAIADIFVDEGEPVFRAIEKQAVHKALAEHDGVLALGGGAILDEDTRALLAGHRVVYLSMDVEEAVQRTGLNAARPLLAVNPRRQWRELMDARRHLYTEVARAVVATDGRTPEEVAQAVLDALELKEA, from the coding sequence ATGGGTGTCGGCAAGTCCACGGTGGGCGCGCTGGTCGCCGAGCGGCTCGGCTGCGCCTACCGGGACACGGACGACGACATCGTGGCCGAGCAGGGCCGTGCCATCGCCGACATCTTCGTCGACGAGGGCGAGCCCGTCTTCCGCGCCATCGAGAAGCAGGCCGTGCACAAGGCGCTCGCCGAACACGACGGTGTCCTGGCGCTCGGCGGCGGCGCGATCCTCGACGAGGACACCCGCGCACTGCTCGCCGGACACCGGGTCGTCTATCTCTCGATGGACGTCGAGGAGGCGGTCCAGCGCACAGGCCTGAACGCGGCCCGGCCGCTGCTCGCCGTCAACCCGCGCCGGCAGTGGCGCGAGCTGATGGACGCGCGCCGTCACCTCTACACCGAAGTAGCCCGCGCGGTCGTGGCCACCGACGGCCGTACCCCCGAAGAGGTCGCCCAGGCGGTCCTCGACGCACTGGAGTTGAAGGAAGCATGA
- the aroB gene encoding 3-dehydroquinate synthase, giving the protein MSEAVTRIQVGGTAGTDPYEVLVGRQLLGELGALVGDKAKRVAVIHPEALAETGDALRADLAGQGFEAVAIQVPNAEEAKTAEVAAYCWKALGQSGFTRTDVIVGVGGGSTTDLAGFVAATWLRGVRWIAVPTTVLAMVDAAVGGKTGINTAEGKNLVGSFHPPAGVLCDLAALDSLPVNDFVSGLAEIIKAGFIADPVILELIESDPEAARTPTGPHTAELIERSIKVKAEVVSGDLKESGLREILNYGHTLAHAIEKNERYKWRHGAAVAVGMHFAAELGRLAGRLDDETADRHRTILESVGLPLSYRYDQWPKLLENMKVDKKSRGDLLRFIVLDGLAKPTVLEGPDPAVLLAAYGEVGE; this is encoded by the coding sequence ATGAGCGAGGCAGTGACCCGTATCCAGGTCGGCGGCACCGCGGGCACCGACCCCTACGAGGTCCTCGTCGGCCGTCAACTCCTCGGTGAGCTCGGCGCGTTGGTCGGCGACAAGGCCAAGCGCGTCGCGGTCATCCACCCCGAGGCGCTCGCCGAGACCGGTGACGCGCTCCGTGCCGATCTGGCCGGGCAGGGCTTCGAGGCCGTCGCCATCCAGGTGCCGAACGCGGAGGAGGCCAAGACCGCCGAGGTCGCCGCCTACTGCTGGAAGGCGCTCGGTCAGTCCGGTTTCACCCGCACCGACGTCATCGTCGGCGTGGGCGGCGGCTCCACCACCGACCTGGCCGGCTTCGTGGCGGCGACCTGGCTGCGCGGGGTGCGCTGGATCGCCGTCCCCACCACGGTGCTTGCCATGGTGGACGCGGCGGTCGGCGGCAAGACCGGCATCAACACCGCCGAGGGCAAGAACCTGGTGGGCTCCTTCCACCCGCCCGCGGGCGTGCTCTGTGACCTGGCCGCGCTCGACTCGCTGCCGGTCAACGACTTCGTCTCCGGGCTCGCGGAGATCATCAAGGCCGGTTTCATCGCCGACCCGGTGATCCTGGAGCTCATCGAGTCCGACCCCGAGGCGGCCCGTACGCCCACGGGCCCGCACACCGCCGAGCTCATCGAGCGCTCCATCAAGGTCAAGGCGGAGGTCGTCTCCGGCGACCTCAAGGAGTCCGGGCTGCGCGAGATCCTCAACTACGGGCACACCCTCGCGCACGCCATCGAGAAGAACGAGCGCTACAAGTGGCGGCACGGCGCGGCCGTCGCCGTCGGTATGCACTTCGCCGCCGAACTCGGCCGTCTGGCGGGCCGGCTGGACGACGAGACCGCCGACCGCCACCGCACGATCCTGGAGTCCGTCGGCCTCCCGCTGAGCTACCGCTACGACCAGTGGCCCAAGCTCCTGGAGAACATGAAGGTCGACAAGAAGTCCCGCGGCGACCTGCTGCGCTTCATCGTCCTCGACGGCCTCGCCAAGCCGACGGTCCTGGAGGGCCCGGACCCGGCCGTCCTGCTCGCCGCGTACGGCGAGGTCGGGGAGTAG
- a CDS encoding Pro-rich N-terminal domain-containing protein, which translates to MQHAVGAPLPPPHQPGQGPAAGWSPAGQHPGHPGHPGPAPAPGFTGAPMPPGVPPVQAPQHHVPPHHAPAQPAHHAPVPPTPDTTGHVQLPPGGPVAIPSAPPAAGTPDLTATTLAVLLIGPAGAGKTSVAKYWADHRRVPTAHISLDDVREWVRSGFADPQSGWNDHSEAQYRLARRTCGFAARNFLANGISCILDDAVFPDRPVVGLGGWKRHVGPGLLPVVLLPGLEIVLERNAERSGNRRLTDEEVARIHGRMAGWYGSGLPIIDNSQLDVPATARVLDDVLARSIASPPQW; encoded by the coding sequence ATGCAGCACGCAGTGGGGGCCCCGCTGCCGCCGCCCCACCAGCCGGGGCAGGGACCGGCCGCCGGCTGGTCGCCGGCCGGACAGCACCCGGGGCACCCGGGTCACCCGGGTCCCGCACCCGCTCCGGGTTTCACCGGGGCGCCCATGCCGCCCGGGGTTCCTCCCGTGCAGGCCCCGCAGCATCACGTGCCCCCCCACCACGCTCCGGCCCAGCCCGCACACCACGCGCCCGTGCCGCCCACGCCGGACACCACCGGGCATGTGCAGCTGCCCCCGGGCGGCCCCGTCGCCATACCGAGCGCGCCGCCCGCCGCGGGCACGCCCGACCTCACGGCCACCACGCTCGCGGTGCTGCTCATCGGCCCCGCGGGCGCCGGAAAGACCAGCGTCGCCAAGTACTGGGCGGACCACCGCCGGGTCCCCACCGCCCACATCAGCCTCGACGACGTACGCGAATGGGTGCGCTCGGGCTTCGCGGACCCGCAGTCGGGGTGGAACGATCATTCTGAGGCGCAGTATCGTCTCGCCCGCCGCACCTGCGGCTTCGCGGCGCGGAACTTCCTGGCCAACGGCATCTCCTGCATCCTCGACGACGCCGTCTTCCCGGACCGTCCGGTCGTCGGCCTCGGCGGCTGGAAGCGGCATGTAGGGCCGGGCCTGCTGCCCGTCGTCCTGCTCCCAGGGCTGGAGATAGTCCTGGAGCGCAACGCCGAGCGCTCCGGCAACCGCCGCCTCACCGACGAGGAAGTCGCCCGCATCCACGGCCGGATGGCCGGCTGGTACGGATCGGGGCTCCCCATCATCGACAACTCGCAGCTCGACGTACCGGCCACGGCGCGCGTCCTGGACGACGTCCTCGCCCGGTCGATCGCCAGCCCGCCGCAGTGGTGA
- a CDS encoding aminopeptidase P family protein has translation MSEVYAARRERIRERCTAGGSATALVTRPANVRYLAGAAPRGAVLLLGKGEDLLLCGGPPSGEADEGRPDEALRVQVLPRAGGDPAVAAADVASGQGAESLAVEEHHLTVTRHRAIGSVAPRLRLGDLGGAVEQLRIIKDEEEISCLRIGAEIADQALGELLESILVGRTERHLALELERRLVDHGADGPAFATSVGTGPNSGRRGHRPTDRRVEEGDFLSVCLGATYRGYRCEIGRTFVIGTSPADWQIELYDLVFAAQRAGREALAPGASYRDVDRAARQVLDSAGYAEGLPPLTGHGVGLEIDEDPQLAPAAMGKLDACVPVTVEPGVHLPGRGGVRIDDTLVVRPEADGGPELLTITTKELLAL, from the coding sequence ATGTCAGAGGTGTACGCGGCGCGCAGAGAGCGGATCCGGGAACGCTGTACGGCGGGCGGCAGTGCGACGGCACTCGTCACCCGCCCGGCCAATGTGAGGTATCTCGCCGGCGCGGCCCCGCGAGGTGCCGTGCTCCTGCTCGGCAAGGGTGAGGATCTGCTGCTCTGCGGCGGTCCGCCGAGCGGCGAGGCCGATGAAGGACGTCCCGACGAGGCACTGCGGGTGCAGGTGCTGCCGCGCGCGGGCGGCGACCCCGCCGTGGCCGCCGCCGATGTCGCCTCCGGTCAGGGCGCCGAGTCCCTCGCGGTCGAGGAACACCATCTGACGGTGACCCGGCACCGGGCCATCGGCTCGGTGGCGCCCCGGCTGCGCCTCGGTGACCTGGGCGGCGCGGTGGAACAGCTGCGGATCATCAAGGACGAGGAGGAGATCTCCTGCCTGCGGATCGGTGCCGAGATCGCCGACCAGGCGCTGGGCGAGCTCCTCGAATCCATCCTGGTCGGCCGTACGGAACGCCATCTCGCCCTGGAGCTGGAGCGCCGTCTGGTCGACCACGGCGCCGACGGCCCGGCCTTCGCGACCTCGGTCGGCACCGGGCCGAACTCGGGGCGGCGCGGCCACCGGCCCACCGACCGGCGCGTCGAGGAGGGCGACTTCCTCTCCGTCTGTCTCGGCGCGACCTATCGCGGCTACCGCTGCGAGATCGGCCGTACGTTCGTGATCGGCACCTCGCCCGCCGACTGGCAGATCGAGCTGTACGACCTCGTCTTCGCCGCCCAGCGCGCCGGACGGGAGGCGCTGGCACCCGGGGCCTCCTACCGTGACGTGGACCGCGCGGCCCGCCAGGTACTGGACTCCGCGGGGTATGCGGAAGGCCTTCCACCGCTGACCGGGCACGGTGTGGGGCTCGAAATCGACGAGGACCCGCAGCTGGCCCCCGCGGCCATGGGTAAACTGGACGCTTGCGTGCCGGTCACCGTCGAACCGGGGGTCCACCTCCCGGGCCGGGGCGGTGTCCGGATCGATGACACGCTCGTCGTACGCCCCGAGGCGGACGGCGGACCCGAGCTACTCACCATCACGACCAAGGAACTGCTCGCGCTCTAG
- the efp gene encoding elongation factor P: MASTNDLKNGLVLKLDGGQLWSVVEFQHVKPGKGPAFVRTKLKNVLSGKVVDKTFNAGVKVETATIDKRDMQFSYMDGEYFVFMDMDTYDQLMVDRKSVGDAANFLIEGFTATVAQHEGEVLFVELPAAVELVIQETEPGVQGDRSTGGTKPAILETGHQIQVPLFITTGEKIKVDTRTSDYLGRVNS; this comes from the coding sequence GTGGCTTCCACGAACGACCTCAAGAACGGCCTGGTGCTCAAGCTCGACGGAGGCCAGCTCTGGTCCGTCGTCGAGTTCCAGCACGTCAAGCCCGGCAAGGGCCCGGCCTTCGTGCGCACCAAGCTGAAGAACGTGCTCTCCGGCAAGGTCGTCGACAAGACGTTCAACGCCGGCGTCAAGGTCGAGACGGCCACGATCGACAAGCGCGACATGCAGTTCTCGTACATGGACGGCGAGTACTTCGTCTTCATGGACATGGACACGTACGACCAGCTGATGGTCGACCGCAAGTCCGTCGGCGATGCCGCCAACTTCCTGATCGAGGGCTTCACGGCCACCGTCGCCCAGCACGAGGGCGAGGTGCTCTTCGTAGAGCTGCCCGCCGCCGTCGAGCTGGTCATCCAGGAGACCGAGCCGGGCGTCCAGGGCGACCGCTCCACCGGTGGCACCAAGCCCGCCATCCTGGAGACCGGCCACCAGATCCAGGTCCCGCTCTTCATCACCACCGGTGAGAAGATCAAGGTCGACACCCGCACCAGCGACTACCTCGGCCGGGTGAACAGCTAA
- the nusB gene encoding transcription antitermination factor NusB, whose product MAARNTARKRAFQILFEGDQRGVDVQTVLADWIRHSRSDTRQPPVSEYTMQLVEGYATKVRRIDDLISQYAVGWTLDRMPVVDRNILRLGAYELIWVDETPDAVVLDEAVQLAKEFSTDESPSFVNGLLGRLKDLKPSLRRDED is encoded by the coding sequence GTGGCTGCCCGCAACACGGCCCGCAAGCGCGCCTTCCAGATCCTCTTCGAGGGCGACCAGCGCGGCGTGGACGTCCAGACGGTCCTCGCGGACTGGATCCGGCACTCCCGGTCCGACACCCGGCAGCCGCCGGTGAGCGAGTACACGATGCAGCTGGTCGAGGGGTACGCCACCAAGGTGCGCCGGATCGACGACCTCATCTCGCAGTACGCCGTCGGCTGGACGCTGGACAGGATGCCGGTCGTCGACCGCAACATCCTGCGCCTCGGTGCCTACGAGCTGATCTGGGTCGACGAGACCCCGGACGCCGTGGTGCTCGACGAGGCGGTGCAGCTGGCCAAGGAGTTCTCCACGGACGAGTCGCCCTCGTTCGTGAACGGCCTGCTGGGCCGGCTGAAGGACCTGAAGCCGTCGCTCCGCCGCGACGAGGACTGA
- the bldD gene encoding transcriptional regulator BldD, with product MSSEYAKQLGAKLRAIRTQQGLSLHGVEEKSQGRWKAVVVGSYERGDRAVTVQRLAELADFYGVPVQELLPGTTPGGAAEPPPKLVLDLERLAHVPAEKAGPLQRYAATIQSQRGDYNGKVLSIRQDDLRTLAVIYDQSPSVLTEQLISWGVLDADARRAVSHDEG from the coding sequence ATGTCCAGCGAATACGCCAAACAGCTCGGGGCCAAGCTCCGCGCCATCCGCACCCAGCAGGGCCTTTCCCTCCACGGCGTCGAGGAGAAGTCCCAGGGACGCTGGAAGGCGGTCGTGGTCGGTTCGTACGAGCGCGGCGACCGCGCCGTCACCGTGCAGCGCCTCGCGGAGCTGGCGGACTTCTACGGGGTTCCGGTCCAGGAGCTGCTGCCGGGCACCACGCCGGGCGGAGCCGCCGAGCCGCCGCCGAAGCTGGTTCTCGACCTTGAGCGCCTTGCCCACGTGCCGGCCGAGAAGGCGGGCCCCCTGCAGCGCTACGCGGCGACGATCCAGTCGCAGCGCGGTGACTACAACGGCAAGGTGCTGTCGATCCGCCAGGACGACCTGCGCACGCTCGCCGTCATCTACGACCAGTCGCCCTCGGTCCTGACCGAGCAGCTGATCAGCTGGGGCGTCCTGGACGCGGACGCGCGCCGCGCGGTCTCCCACGACGAGGGCTGA
- the pyrR gene encoding bifunctional pyr operon transcriptional regulator/uracil phosphoribosyltransferase PyrR: MDTEHDKQQYEADARPVLEAPDIARVLTRIAHEIVERAKGADDVVLLGIPTRGVFLARRLADKLEEITDRKIPVGSLDITMYRDDLRMHPPRALARTEIPGDGIDGRLVVLVDDVLFSGRTIRAALDALNDIGRPRAVQLAVLVDRGHRELPIRADYVGKNLPTSLRETVKVQLAEEDGRDTVLLGAKRTSADAPQ, from the coding sequence ATGGACACAGAGCACGACAAGCAGCAGTACGAGGCCGACGCACGGCCCGTGCTGGAAGCCCCCGACATCGCGCGTGTGCTGACCCGCATCGCCCACGAGATCGTCGAACGCGCCAAGGGCGCCGACGACGTGGTGCTCCTCGGCATTCCGACCCGAGGCGTCTTCCTGGCCCGCAGGCTGGCCGACAAGCTCGAAGAGATCACCGATCGCAAGATCCCGGTCGGATCCCTCGACATCACCATGTACCGCGACGACCTGCGCATGCACCCGCCGCGTGCGCTGGCCCGCACCGAGATCCCCGGCGACGGCATCGACGGCCGTCTCGTCGTCCTCGTCGACGACGTGCTCTTCTCCGGCCGCACGATTCGCGCGGCGCTCGACGCGCTGAACGACATCGGCCGCCCGCGCGCCGTGCAGCTCGCGGTCCTCGTCGACCGCGGCCACCGCGAACTGCCCATCCGTGCCGACTACGTCGGCAAGAACCTCCCCACGTCGTTGCGGGAGACGGTCAAGGTCCAGCTCGCCGAGGAGGACGGTCGCGACACCGTGCTGCTCGGTGCGAAGCGGACCTCCGCGGACGCACCGCAGTAG
- a CDS encoding aspartate carbamoyltransferase catalytic subunit gives MQRHLISAADLTRDDAVLILDTAEEMARVADRPIKKLPTLRGRTVVNLFFEDSTRTRISFEAAEKRLSADVINFTAKGSSVSKGESLKDTAQTLEAMGVDAVVIRHGASGAPYRLATSGWIDAAVINAGDGTHQHPTQALLDAFTMRRRLVGRDAGIGQDLAGKRITIVGDVLHSRVARSNVDLLHTLGAEVTLVAPPTLVPVGVETWPCEISYDLDSTLSKSDAVMMLRVQRERMNAAFFPTEREYSRRYGLDGERMAKMPEHAIVMHPGPMVRGMEITAEVADSERCTVVEQVANGVSIRMAVLYLLLGGNEPAVTHTRTEEK, from the coding sequence ATGCAGCGTCATCTCATCTCGGCCGCCGACCTCACCCGCGACGACGCCGTCCTGATCCTCGACACCGCCGAGGAGATGGCACGGGTCGCCGACCGGCCGATCAAGAAGCTGCCGACCCTGCGCGGCCGCACCGTCGTCAACCTCTTCTTCGAGGACTCGACCCGCACCCGGATCTCCTTCGAGGCCGCCGAGAAGCGCCTCTCCGCGGACGTCATCAATTTCACCGCCAAGGGGTCGAGCGTCTCCAAGGGCGAGTCCCTCAAGGACACCGCCCAGACCCTCGAAGCCATGGGCGTCGACGCCGTCGTCATCCGGCACGGCGCCTCCGGAGCCCCGTACCGGCTCGCCACCTCCGGCTGGATCGACGCCGCCGTCATCAACGCGGGCGACGGCACCCACCAGCACCCCACGCAGGCCCTGCTCGACGCCTTCACCATGCGCCGACGCCTCGTCGGCCGGGACGCCGGGATAGGACAGGACCTGGCCGGCAAGCGCATCACGATCGTCGGCGACGTCCTGCACAGCCGGGTCGCCCGCTCCAACGTCGACCTGCTGCACACCCTCGGCGCCGAGGTCACCCTCGTCGCCCCGCCCACCCTGGTGCCGGTCGGCGTCGAGACCTGGCCCTGCGAGATCTCGTACGACCTCGACAGCACCCTCTCCAAGTCCGACGCGGTGATGATGCTGCGTGTCCAGCGCGAGCGGATGAACGCGGCGTTCTTCCCGACCGAGCGCGAGTATTCGCGGCGCTACGGCCTCGACGGCGAGCGCATGGCCAAGATGCCCGAGCACGCCATCGTGATGCACCCCGGCCCGATGGTCCGCGGCATGGAGATCACCGCCGAGGTCGCCGACTCCGAGCGCTGCACCGTCGTCGAGCAGGTCGCCAACGGAGTCTCGATCCGGATGGCCGTGCTGTACCTGCTCCTTGGCGGCAACGAGCCCGCCGTCACCCACACCCGTACCGAGGAGAAGTAA